TCGGGCAGGAAGTCAAACGCCGCATCATGCTGGGAGCCTATGTGCTTTCTTCCGGCTACTACGATGCCTACTACCGCAAGGCCGCTCAGGTGCGCCGCCTTATCCGCGACGAAATCCTGGCCGCCCTTGACCAGTGCGACGCCCTGCTGGCTCCCGTATCGCCCGTCACGGCAAGCGATATGGGCAGCAATACGGCTGATCCGCTGCAAATCTACCTTATGGACGCCTATACGCTGTCCCTGAATCTGGCGGGCTTGCCCGGCCTTTCACTTCCCGTGGGACTTGGCGAAGAAAGCCACATGCCTGTCGGTATGCAGCTCATCGGCAAGCCCTTTGCTGAAGCGGACCTGCTGGCCCTTGGGCACAGCATGGAACAGACCTTGCCCGGCATTGGCAGCCCCAAGCTGTAAGAGTAAATCGTAATACATAGAAAATGCCGGGCGAAGTAAAAACACCAGACGAACAGTGATGTCTGTTGCATGACATCTCATGGAGGTATGACGTGAAGAAAGCTCTTGTCATAATCGACGTGCAGAACGATTACTTCCCCGGCGGAAAGATGGAACTGGAAGGAAGCGACAAGGCCGGAGCCAAGGCGGGCCTGTTGCTTGAAACGTTCAGGAAATTGCAGCTGCCAGTCATACATGTGCAGCATGTGGCCCTGCAGCCTGGTGCCACGTTTTTTCTGCCGGACACTGAAGGGGTTAAAATCCACAGCAGTGTGCAGCCGAAAAGCGGCGAAGCTGTGGTCATCAAGCATTTTCCCAATTCGTTTCGTGAAACGACGCTGAAAAAACATCTGGATGACAACGGCATCACGCAGCTGGTTCTGGCCGGAATGATGTCGCACATGTGCGTGGATACCACGATTCGTGCGGCTTTTGACCTCGGCTATACCTGCACTCTCGCACACGATGCCTGCGCCACAAGAACACTGGCCTTTGCTGACAAAAGCGTGGCGGCGGAACAGGTGCATCTGTCTTTCATGGCCGCCTTGAACGGCGTGTTTGCAGCCGTGCGCTCCACAGAAGATATACGCAAAGAGTTATTGGCATAACGACGAAAAAGCACACCTGCGGGATGAATGACCTGCTTTGCCGGCGTACTGCCCAATGATCCAATAGACTGCACACCGCCAGCCCGTAGAACGCAGGGCGGTTTCAAAAGATTTCGGCCAGCCTTCTCTCAATGTAATGAGGAAAGCTGGCCGATTTTTTTTTGTTATGTGGATTCTGTCGAAAGTTACATTTTCTGGCTGAATGACAATTTTGAAATGTACGGCACAAGCAAGGGGCTTATACGGCCATGCCGGGACCGATGGTCACGAAGAAAACTTCATCATTACAAGCCCTGTCACAATAAGCGCTGCCGCGCCTATGCGCATGGCATTGGCGGGTTCGCCCAGCACAAGAATGCCCAGCAAAAATGCGCCCACAGCGCCTATGCCTGTCCAGATGGTATAGGCAGTTCCCAGAGGCAGACTCTTCATGGCGATAGACAGCAGCGTAAAACTGGCTATCATTGCCACAATGGTAAGAATAGAAGGAACGGGCTTGGTGAAACCAAGCGACAGTTTCATTGTATACGCCCAGGCGACCTCAAGCAGGCCAGCTACAAAAAGAAAAATCCAGGCCATCGCGGCTCTCCTTGTTCAGAGCCGGGTCGTCCCGGATTATATACCCTTGATGGGGGAGGTCGTCCTCACCTGCTTTCTATATAAGCGCAGATGCCGTGTTGTCCAGCTCGGTAAACCTTGCACAGCAGCAAAACTTGATACACGCGGATACAGCCAGAATACGGCAAGGTCAGAAAAATCGCTAATCAAGAATGTAGCGCATGGGGTTCACTGGAACACCGTTCAGGCGCACTTCGTAATGCAAATGCGGGCCAGTGGTTCTTCCGCTCATGCCCACATTGCCGATGACCTGCCCGCGCTTGACCCACACACCGACGGGCACGGCGCAACGCTGCATGTGACCATACTTGGTGATGACCCCGCCGCCATGATTGATTTCAATGCTCTGGCCGTACGCGCCGTCAGGCCCGGACTGTGTAACCAGCCCCTGCGCGGGTGCAACTATTGGCGTGCCTATGCGGTTGGTGATATCCAGCCCCTTGTGGAACTGCCCCCGCCCGCCAAAAGGCGACGAGCGCCAGCCAAAGCTGGAAGAGACAAAGCCCACCACAGGCCAGATTGTTGGCATGGAAGAGAGCGCATCGCGGTTTTCACGCAGGGCCAGCAAAAGATCCTGCTGGCGCACTTCTTCAAGCCGGGCGGATTCCGAAAGCCGTTCAAGAAAATCCTGCATTTTGCGGGCAGCAAGTTCCTGCCGGTGCAGGGGCAAATAGGTGCGGGAAAAATCGCCCACAACATCAAGGCCGCCGCCAGCATCGGCAGGATCTTTTTCCATATTCATCATGATGCGCAGCTTGGAGTCGAAGCTCTGAACCCGCTGCAAATCGCGGCTCACCTGTGAAATACGTTCGGCCAGATTGACAAGCTGACGGCGCTGTTCGCTGATGACGCGCTGGGCGCCTTCAAGGTCGTCGTCAAGATGGCGCGACTCGAGCCAGGCTCGTAGCAGCCAGACATTGCAGACCGCCAGCGCCAGCACAAAAACGCAGGCAAAAAAACCGAGCCAGCCGCGCATCCGAAGGTTGCGGCTGCCGCTGCGGCCTTCCTTGAATATGACAATATGATATTTGCCAAAAAGCATGTGCGGCAACATTAGGGGGCCGAGGCGGCACTGTCAATGCAAGAAAATTGGCCACCACACATTGGGCCGCCCAGCCTTGCCTTATTCATCTTCGGGTGCGTCCTGGCGGGCCGCGCTACTGCTTTTCTCCAGCTGCCAGCGGGTCAGACCGTTGAGAACACAACGGCGGCCATCCTTGGTGACGGCATAAAGATGTTCCAGAGTCTGCGCCATGTCGCTTCTGGCCGTCCTGCCAGCCGAAGGGCAGTCATTGGCCCACACGGGCAGCCCCCACTGGCGCGCCGCCTGACGGATATATTTTTTTTCCACAAGCATGAGCGGGCGGATAAGCTGCAACTGGCCGTTAAAGAACGGCTCGTTCATGCTCATGCCGTCCACACGGCCATTGCGGCAAAGGTTCATAAAAAATGTCTCTACCAGATCTTCGGCGTTGTGCCCCAAAGCCAGATGGGTGAGCTTGTACTGCGCGCAAAGCTCAAAGAGCCTTTTGCGGCGCAGCCATGCACAACGAAAACAGGCCGAGCGGCGCAGGTTTTTCTCTGAATGGGCATCAGGGCCGTGCGTCGTGACCTCAACATGAGCAGGAATGCCATGCTCGGCCAGCCAGGGCAAAAGAGCCGCATGGCTTTGATCGTCAAAACCGGGGTTGAGATGCAGGGCCATCATTTCAAAGCGAAAAGGTACGATTCCCTGGCGAATTTTAAGGGTCTTCAGCAAAACAAAGCTGTCTACGCCGCCAGAGGCCGCCACACCAACCCTGCAGCCGGGCCAGAGCATATTTGTCATCTGCATGGCCTTGCCTGCGCTTTTTACGCACACTTCCTGCGCGAAAGACCTTTTTTCTCTGCTCATGACTGGCAATCTCCTTCAAAATCGTCTATGTAACCGGGGCTTCCCGGCATGCTTGACAGTGTCAATGGCGGCCTATATCATATCTTATTTCAGCAGGCAAAGCCTGCTCTAGGCGTATTCCACGCCCGGCCCTTTACAAATGGTCGGGCGGTATTATTTCTCAAAAATGAACTGTGGCGGATACTTTTCGCCTCAGCCTGCGGCCCACAGCCGCACACACTACGGAGGCAGCATGGCCCGTATTACAGTTGAAGATTGCCAGGAACGCGTAGACAACCGCTTTCTGCTTGTGCAAATGGCCATCAAGCGTGTGCATCAGTACCGTGAAGGGTATGAGCCCCTTGTGGAATCGCGCAACAAGGAAGTAGTCACCGCCCTGCGCGAAATCGCGGCAGGCAAAGTGCTGCCCGACGACGACAGCCTTTACGTCCCCATTGAAGGGGAGCAGGCCACGACCGCCTCTGGAGAATAAGGGCGCGTAGCCATATTGTTTGCGCGGCGGCTGCCCTTGGGTAGCCGCCGCGCCTGTGAATACAACCTTTATACCAGGCGCACAAGCACGCAGCCACCGGAACACGGACCATGATGGAGCTCGATTATTACGAAGTGCTGGGCGTCAGCCGCAGCGCTGGTGAAGATGAGATCAAACGGGCTTACCGCAAGCTCGCCCTCAAGTATCACCCAGACCACAACCCCGATGATCCCGAGGCCGAACAAAATTTCAAGCAGGCGGCGGAAGCTTATGATGTTCTGCGCGACCCCGACAAGCGCGCCCGCTATGACCGTTTCGGCCATGCTGGCGTAAACGGGGGCGGAGGCTTTGGCAGCAACGAAGATATTTTCGCCCATTTCAGCGATATCTTCGGCGACCTCTTCGGTTTTTCGTCTGCCAGCCGTGGTCCCCGCCCTATGGCCGGGTCTGACCTGCGCTACAATCTCACCATTTCTTTTTCGCAGGCAGCCACGGGTGATGAAATCACCCTCTCCCTGCCCAAGCACGTCACCTGCAGCGACTGCAAAGGCAGCGGCGCAGCCCCCGGCAGCAAGGTTGAAACCTGCCGCCAGTGCAATGGCTCTGGCCAGGTGCGCCGGTCTCAGGGCTTTTTTCAGATCGCCATGCCCTGTACAGCCTGTCAGGGTACAGGACGCGTCATTACCAAGCGCTGCGCCAAATGCAAGGGCGAAGGCATCGTAACCGATACCCGTGAACTGGTGGTGCGTGTGCCTGCCGGTGTGGATACGGGAACCCGCCTGCGCGTGCGCGGCGAGGGCGAACCCGGCGTGCACGGCGGCCCCCCCGGCGATCTTTACGTAGTCCTTACTGTGGAGCAGGACAAGCGCTGGCAGCGTCAGGGTCAGGATCTTGTCTTCACGCAGGAAATCAGCTTTGTTCAGGCGGCTCTCGGCCACAGGGTAGAAATACCCGGTCTGGACAATCCCATTTCGCTTGAAATTCCCAAGGGCGTGCAAAGCGGCGCTGTACTGCGCGTGCCCGGCGAAGGCATGCCCTACCCGGGGCGCAGGCAACGGGGCGACATGCTGGTGGAAGTAAAGGTTCTTACGCCCACGCGGCTTTCTGAACGTCAGGAAGAGCTGCTGCGTGAATTTGCAGCCGCCGGGGAACAGACCCCGCTGCAAAAGGTCAAAAAAGCTGCAAAGAAAATCAGCAAGGCTATGGGGCTGGACTAGAGCAGATTAACTTTTTCAAAGTTAAAATGATCCAAGGGCTTCTCCGTCCCGCTGCCGCAGCCAGAGTGCATTCGAAAAAACAGCTGCAATGCACGGACAGGAAACCAGCACCCTGCCCTCACAGACATAAAATATGAATGACAGCTGTATGCAAAAAGGCCCCGGTCAAATTCTGACCGGGGCCTTGGCGTTTAATTCAAGCCCGCCTGATGCGAAAGGATTGCAAGGAACCTCAGGCTGTTGCCGATGTCAGAGCCGTTTGTTACAGCGGTGTACTCCCTCGGTCGCGCGGTCTTTGCCGTCGCCCGAGACCGCCCAAGCGGTTCTTTTTGGAAGCGCGATGCGGTTTGACCGTCAACGCGTCCGGCGGGTATGCGGTCCCGCCTTTTCCAGGTCAGCGTAAGTAAGCGGGCTTGTTCGCCAGTTTTCGGTGTGGAAAATCTTCCCACCGTAAACATTCAAAGCAACATAAAAGCTACAACTACCAATGCCGAGAGCAGTACGGGCATACGGGAAACGGAGTCTGGCATACCCGCTGGTTCCCTCGTGCCTGTCGGTAGATTCTGTCCTGCGCTCTGCCAATGGTTGAGCGCTCAGTCATACACTGTTTGTTTAATCAAGCTAGCAAATGATATCGCCATTGGCAAACTCTAATTTTCACAATATCCACAACTGCAACAACCCCTCCCTGCCGCTCAAAGTGCACCTGGGTCTACACACTGCCCTTCAAAACGCAAAAAGGGACCGTTGCAGGCAACGGCCCCTTTTTCAGTATTGTTCTCTCGGCTTATTCTTCAACAAGCTCGCGCACGGTTTCTCCGTAGGAGTCTGTAACCAGGGTCTTGGTTCCCATAAGTTCAGTCCAGCGGCGGAACGTGCCGACGATAACGAAGACCATAAGTACCATGACCAGGCAGGCCAGAGCGGCCAGCAGATACTTGCCATTGGGGATATAGTCGGTCGTCAGCTGCAAATAGCCAGCCCAGAAGGTCACCACCGTCATGAACACGCCGGGAATGGCTGTTACCAGGCAATACTTGCCCCTGTTCATGCGCAACAGCATGCTGGTGCAGACGATAAGGGCGCAGGCGGCCAGCAGCTGGTTGCTCATACCAAAGAGCGGCCAGATGTTGCTGATATTGCCGGTGTAAACCAGGTAGCCCCACATGGATGTGAAGACAAGGCTGGTGATGACGATGCCCGGTGTCCAGTTCTTGTCGCCAAAGGGCGCGTACACCTTACCAAGCATTTCCTGAAGGAAGAAACGGCCAACGCGTGTGCCGGAGTCGATGGCGGTCAGAATGAACACCGCCTCAAACATGACGGCGAAGTTGTACCAGTAGGCCATCAGGTGATCCATGTAGGGGATCTTGTGGAAGATGTGCGCCATACCCACTGCCAGCGACACTGCGCCGCCGGGACGGGCGTGCAGGTTGAGGCCGATCTTTTCTTCAAAGAAGCCAAGATCAACGGTGTGCAGGTTGGGGTGCACGGCCAGCAGGGCGTCATACTTGGCCGGAGTAGCGTTGATGGCAAAGTAGTCGCCGGGCATCAGCGTGCAGGCGGCGATAAGAGCCATCATGGCCACAAAGCCTTCAGTCAGCATGGCGCCGTAGCCCACGAAAAGAATGTCGCGCTCATTGCCGAGCATCTTGGGCGTGGTGCCCGTACCAATAATTGCATGGAAGCCGGAAATGGCGCCACAAGCAATGGTAATGAAGATGAAGGGCAGCACGGGGCCGCCGATCACGGGGCCGCCGCCGTTGATGAAGGGCGTGATGGTGGGCATGAGAATGGTGGGCTGCACAAAGATGATGCCCACAGTCAGCATAAGAATGGTGCCGATCTTCAAGTAGGTGGAAAGATAGTCACGCGGCACCAGCAGGAACCACACTGGCAGAACCGAGGCAAAGAAGCCGTAAACGGCGATGGCAATGGCCACGGTATTTCTGTCCCAGTCAAAAGCCCAGCCGAGCACATCCTGCTTCATAAGGTCATGCCCGCTCAAAATGCCCACAATCAGCAGCACCAGACCCAGAAGACTGGCCAGCAAAACGCTGTTCTGCTTGTAGCGCATGATGAGGCCCATAATCATTGCAATGGGCATGGTGATGACAACGATAAACAGCGACCAGGGCGCGTTATGCATGGCGCTGATGCAGGCCAGAGAAAGACCGGCCAGGGTCAGGATCAGAATACACAGAATGGCTATACCGGCCACTGTACCAGTGACGGGGCCAATTTCACGAGTGGCGATGGCGGCAAGGCTCTGGCCTTTGTGGCGTATAGAGGCGAAAAGAACCACCATGTCGTGCACCGCGCCGCCAAGAACGCAGCCAATAAGAATCCACAGCGCTCCAGGCAAATAACCGAACTGAGCTGCCAGCACAGGCCCCACAAGAGGACCAGCGGCGGCAATGGCCGCAAAATGATGGCCATAGAGGACATATTCGTTGGTTTTCACATAGTCGTGACCATCGGCAAATCGAACCGATGGCGGAGTGCGGCTGCCATCGAGCCGCAAGACCTTGTTTGCTAAGAAAATACCGTAAATACGGTATGAAATGGCAAAAATACACAATGCCGCAAACACAAGTGTTATGGCATTAATGTTTTCAAGAGCTTCCATTACATACTCCCGTCAGGGCTTGGCTTGGCTTTCTTAACCGGGCAGGCGGCCAGACGAATCGCAGCCCTGCGAAACTGCCCAGAACAACAAAAAAAACACATACCAAAATAGTATTATATCAGCGATGCATACCCTCCTCTTGAGATACTGCTGAAAAAAGTGTCGCGGCAAAGCCCGAATACTGTATCTAAGCCCACTACTACAGTTTATTCGGGCATGTGTTAATTTTCTGCTACACCCATTATTACTCTCTGTCCATGCCACTGGAAACGTTTTTTGCTGATTCCACTGTTGTTACGCTCATCTGAAAACATGCAATTCCCTTCTGAAAACCAGATTTAATATCATTAACATGCCATTTTCATTATCTTTTTTTCCCATAAACCTGCAGATTTTATTATGAGTTATAATCTCCAAAATTTTTCCCAACTTTGTTCTTTTTTGCACAAATAAACTGGCAGCCCCAATCTCTTCTTCGGATTCTGCCCTGTGCAGCCGCCAGCACAGCGGACAGTCCAACCGTCAGTACAGTCGGCATTACCGCAGCTTGCCCTGCCCTAACCAGCTGTTCACAACAAAAACAAAATACCGCCGTGTTATTGGCATTGCCGATGGGCTTGCATTACGCATGGCATGGGTCTATCTTTTTTTCACCGGCTGGGGGAGCCATTATGGCTGAGAAAGGGTGATCGCGCCCTGACCCCTAGGATCGCGTAAAAAGCGCGGTTCTGCACCTGACGCGGATAGTGCCGACGAAGGGAAGCTGGCCAGCCTGGAAACAGGTTTGTGCTTGCCCGCAGCCGCATTGGTTCTGCGGGTTTTTTTGTGGCCTCGCCGGTTGGCCGCCGCATATTCCCGCGAATCATGCTCTTGTAACCTGTGGAGGTTCTTCATGAACATCGTGGTTAATGGCCAGGCCGAAACCTGCACGCCCGGAATCAGCATCAGCGCTTTTCTGGCAGAACGAGGATATGAAGCCAGCGCCGTGGTGGTGGAGCGCAACGGACAAATCCTTGCCAGGGATACTTTTGCACAAACAAGCCTGCAAAAAGACGATTGCCTGGAAATCGTGCAGTTTGTGGGCGGCGGTTAAGCTCCGCCGTCCAGAGCAGATTAGCTTTGCGATGCTCTGCATTTCAAAGTTGGCGTTCTGCTCCAAACGCAATTTCCAGTAGAATCCACAACAGCAATCTTTCAGCAGCGCCTTTGCGCGGAGCAAGTATGAACGCTAATGATCCCTTTGTACTGGGCGGCGTCAGCCTTACCAGCCGTCTTTTTATCGGCACAGGCAAGTACGGAGCCGACAGCCTTATTCCTGCCGTGGCTGAAGCCAGCGGTTCGCAGGTTATCACTGTAGCCATGCGCCGGGTAGACAAGCCCGCCCCCCAATCTGGCGGATCTGCGCCAGCGCAAGGCTCACCGGGTATAATGTCGCACATTCCCGGCCATATGCGCCTTTTGCCCAACACCTCGGGCGCGCGCAACGCTGAAGAAGCCGTGCGTCTGGCCCGTCTGGCTCGTGCCGCTGGCTGCGGCGACTGGATCAAGATTGAAGTCATATCCGACACGCGCCATCTTTTGCCCGATGGCTACGAAACGGCCAAAGCCACTGAAATTCTCGCCAAGGAAGGCTTTACCGTATTGCCGTATATCAATGCCGATCTCTATGTGGCCCGCGCCTGCGCCGAGGCCGGAGCTGCCGCCGTCATGCCGCTGGGCGCGCCCATTGGCACCAACCGGGGGCTGCGCACCAAAGAAATGATCGCCATTCTGATTGAAGAAATGGACCTGCCAGTTATTGTGGACGCAGGTATTGGCCGCCCCTCGCAAGCCTGCGAAGCAATGGAAATGGGCGCAGCCGCATGCCTGGTCAATACGGCCATCGCCTCGGCCAACGATCCTGTGGTCATGGCCCGCGCCTTTGGTGAAGCTGTACAGGCCGGACGCAACGCGTGGCTTGCCGGAGCCGGATTTGTGCGCGGCATGGCAGGTGGAGCCGAAGCGTCTTCGCCTCTTACCGGCTTTCTGCGCTAGGAGGCATCGTATGAAAACATTTCAGGATTTCTTGCAGAACTGGCCTGCCCAAAGACGGGCTGAAGCCGTAGAAAAGGCCACGGAAGAACAGGTGTTTTCTGTTCTGAATAAAAACAACCTTCAGCCAGAAGATTTTCTCACCCTACTCTCACCCGCCGCCTCTCCGCACCTTGAGCGCATGGCACGCCGCGCCCATGAGCTTACCCTGCGTTTTTTTGGCCGGGCGGTGCATATCTTCACGCCGCTTTACATTTCTGACGTCTGCACAAATCAGTGTCGGTACTGCGGCTTTAACGCCAAAAACAAGCAGCCCCGCCACCACCTCAGTGTGGACGAGGCCGCCGCAGAAGCCAGAGCCATAGCTGATCTGGGTTTTCAGCATATTCTGCTGCTTACGGGGGATGCCCGCCACCTTTCCTCGCCCCAGTATATTGCTGACGTTGCCCGCCGCATAAAGCCCTTGTTCGCTTCTGTCGGCATTGAGGTCTATTCGCTCACAACTGATGAATATGCTCTGCTTGTGGACGCGGGTGTAGACAGCATGACTATGTTTCAGGAAACGTATAATCCTGAACTTTATGCATGGCTGCATCCCGCCGGGCCCAAGCGCGACTATGCCTTTCGCCTCAACGCGCCCCAGCGCGCCGCCGAGGCTGGCATGCGTTCAATGGGTGTTGGAGCGTTGCTTGGGCTGGAATCCTTTGAACAGGATGCCTTTGCCACGGGTCTTCACGGCTGGTGGCTCCAGCGCAACTATCCCGGCATGGACGTGAGCGTGTCCATACCGCGCATCTGCCCGCACGAAGGCAGTTTTGACGTTCCGCACGCGCTGGACGACCGTCATCTGGTACAGTATGTAACCGCCCTGCGCTGCTTTTTGCCGCGTGCTGGCATCACCTGCTCCAGCCGGGAAAGCGCCTTTATGCGCGACCACCTGCTGCCTCTCGGTGTCACGCGGGTATCTGCGGGCGTATCAACGGCTGTGGGGGGCCGCGTGACAGAAGATGCACACAACCCCGGCCAGTTTGAAATTACTGATGGCCGCAGCCTTGACGAAATGACCGCAGCCCTGCGGGGAATGGGCTATCAACCCGTGCTCAAGGATTGGGAAAACCCCGCATCGGCCTGTTAGAGCAGATTAACTTTGAGAATATATATTCTCAAAGTTTAAGACACGCTCGCTACGGCGTTTAACCGCGCAAATAAATTGCGCTTACGCCTCCGCAGCGGGCGTCTGCTCACGCAGCCACCTGAGCAGTTCAAAGTTGAAATGCTCTAGCGGCGCGCTCAGATCAGGCTTTCCACCGGGGTATGCGTGGGGGGGGCATCCTTGCCGCGCATGCCCCGAAATTCCAGACTCCCTGCCTTTCTTAGGGCAATGAGCTGACGGCCTTTGAGCGCGGAGATATAAAAGATTCAGGGAGATCACATGACAAATCCCCTTTATGACGGGCTGGGGCGCTACTTCAGCCCCGAGCAACTCAATGCCCTGCGCGCGGCCAAAGTCGGCATT
The Desulfovibrio intestinalis DNA segment above includes these coding regions:
- a CDS encoding isochorismatase family protein encodes the protein MKKALVIIDVQNDYFPGGKMELEGSDKAGAKAGLLLETFRKLQLPVIHVQHVALQPGATFFLPDTEGVKIHSSVQPKSGEAVVIKHFPNSFRETTLKKHLDDNGITQLVLAGMMSHMCVDTTIRAAFDLGYTCTLAHDACATRTLAFADKSVAAEQVHLSFMAALNGVFAAVRSTEDIRKELLA
- a CDS encoding M23 family metallopeptidase, with translation MLFGKYHIVIFKEGRSGSRNLRMRGWLGFFACVFVLALAVCNVWLLRAWLESRHLDDDLEGAQRVISEQRRQLVNLAERISQVSRDLQRVQSFDSKLRIMMNMEKDPADAGGGLDVVGDFSRTYLPLHRQELAARKMQDFLERLSESARLEEVRQQDLLLALRENRDALSSMPTIWPVVGFVSSSFGWRSSPFGGRGQFHKGLDITNRIGTPIVAPAQGLVTQSGPDGAYGQSIEINHGGGVITKYGHMQRCAVPVGVWVKRGQVIGNVGMSGRTTGPHLHYEVRLNGVPVNPMRYILD
- a CDS encoding thiazole synthase produces the protein MNANDPFVLGGVSLTSRLFIGTGKYGADSLIPAVAEASGSQVITVAMRRVDKPAPQSGGSAPAQGSPGIMSHIPGHMRLLPNTSGARNAEEAVRLARLARAAGCGDWIKIEVISDTRHLLPDGYETAKATEILAKEGFTVLPYINADLYVARACAEAGAAAVMPLGAPIGTNRGLRTKEMIAILIEEMDLPVIVDAGIGRPSQACEAMEMGAAACLVNTAIASANDPVVMARAFGEAVQAGRNAWLAGAGFVRGMAGGAEASSPLTGFLR
- the dnaJ gene encoding molecular chaperone DnaJ, with the protein product MMELDYYEVLGVSRSAGEDEIKRAYRKLALKYHPDHNPDDPEAEQNFKQAAEAYDVLRDPDKRARYDRFGHAGVNGGGGFGSNEDIFAHFSDIFGDLFGFSSASRGPRPMAGSDLRYNLTISFSQAATGDEITLSLPKHVTCSDCKGSGAAPGSKVETCRQCNGSGQVRRSQGFFQIAMPCTACQGTGRVITKRCAKCKGEGIVTDTRELVVRVPAGVDTGTRLRVRGEGEPGVHGGPPGDLYVVLTVEQDKRWQRQGQDLVFTQEISFVQAALGHRVEIPGLDNPISLEIPKGVQSGAVLRVPGEGMPYPGRRQRGDMLVEVKVLTPTRLSERQEELLREFAAAGEQTPLQKVKKAAKKISKAMGLD
- a CDS encoding DMT family transporter, yielding MAWIFLFVAGLLEVAWAYTMKLSLGFTKPVPSILTIVAMIASFTLLSIAMKSLPLGTAYTIWTGIGAVGAFLLGILVLGEPANAMRIGAAALIVTGLVMMKFSS
- the thiH gene encoding 2-iminoacetate synthase ThiH produces the protein MKTFQDFLQNWPAQRRAEAVEKATEEQVFSVLNKNNLQPEDFLTLLSPAASPHLERMARRAHELTLRFFGRAVHIFTPLYISDVCTNQCRYCGFNAKNKQPRHHLSVDEAAAEARAIADLGFQHILLLTGDARHLSSPQYIADVARRIKPLFASVGIEVYSLTTDEYALLVDAGVDSMTMFQETYNPELYAWLHPAGPKRDYAFRLNAPQRAAEAGMRSMGVGALLGLESFEQDAFATGLHGWWLQRNYPGMDVSVSIPRICPHEGSFDVPHALDDRHLVQYVTALRCFLPRAGITCSSRESAFMRDHLLPLGVTRVSAGVSTAVGGRVTEDAHNPGQFEITDGRSLDEMTAALRGMGYQPVLKDWENPASAC
- a CDS encoding tRNA lysidine(34) synthetase; protein product: MSREKRSFAQEVCVKSAGKAMQMTNMLWPGCRVGVAASGGVDSFVLLKTLKIRQGIVPFRFEMMALHLNPGFDDQSHAALLPWLAEHGIPAHVEVTTHGPDAHSEKNLRRSACFRCAWLRRKRLFELCAQYKLTHLALGHNAEDLVETFFMNLCRNGRVDGMSMNEPFFNGQLQLIRPLMLVEKKYIRQAARQWGLPVWANDCPSAGRTARSDMAQTLEHLYAVTKDGRRCVLNGLTRWQLEKSSSAARQDAPEDE
- the rpoZ gene encoding DNA-directed RNA polymerase subunit omega — encoded protein: MARITVEDCQERVDNRFLLVQMAIKRVHQYREGYEPLVESRNKEVVTALREIAAGKVLPDDDSLYVPIEGEQATTASGE
- the thiS gene encoding sulfur carrier protein ThiS, with translation MNIVVNGQAETCTPGISISAFLAERGYEASAVVVERNGQILARDTFAQTSLQKDDCLEIVQFVGGG
- a CDS encoding carbon starvation CstA family protein is translated as MEALENINAITLVFAALCIFAISYRIYGIFLANKVLRLDGSRTPPSVRFADGHDYVKTNEYVLYGHHFAAIAAAGPLVGPVLAAQFGYLPGALWILIGCVLGGAVHDMVVLFASIRHKGQSLAAIATREIGPVTGTVAGIAILCILILTLAGLSLACISAMHNAPWSLFIVVITMPIAMIMGLIMRYKQNSVLLASLLGLVLLIVGILSGHDLMKQDVLGWAFDWDRNTVAIAIAVYGFFASVLPVWFLLVPRDYLSTYLKIGTILMLTVGIIFVQPTILMPTITPFINGGGPVIGGPVLPFIFITIACGAISGFHAIIGTGTTPKMLGNERDILFVGYGAMLTEGFVAMMALIAACTLMPGDYFAINATPAKYDALLAVHPNLHTVDLGFFEEKIGLNLHARPGGAVSLAVGMAHIFHKIPYMDHLMAYWYNFAVMFEAVFILTAIDSGTRVGRFFLQEMLGKVYAPFGDKNWTPGIVITSLVFTSMWGYLVYTGNISNIWPLFGMSNQLLAACALIVCTSMLLRMNRGKYCLVTAIPGVFMTVVTFWAGYLQLTTDYIPNGKYLLAALACLVMVLMVFVIVGTFRRWTELMGTKTLVTDSYGETVRELVEE